DNA sequence from the Bradyrhizobium sp. CIAT3101 genome:
TTTGGCCTCGCACGATTGGCCACGATCGAAAAACTGCACCGGCGTGCCGCCGAGGTGCTCGCCAGCGACGATCGCAAGGAAAGCCGCGCCATCGTGCAGGATCTGATCGCGATCGCGCATCAGAATCCACAGCTTGCGCGCGCCCGTGCCGCGCTCGAAAGTCATGCCGGCGAGATCATCGACGGCGCCGACATGATCCGGCTCGCCGAGCGCGAGTTGATGTCGCCGCTGGATGCGGAAGCACGGCGGCTGGTGTCGTCGGCGGCGCAGCGGGTATCGATCGTCACCGCCGTTTCGCCGCGCGCGCTGTTCGACGTGCTGTTCGTGTTCGTGGCTTCGCTGCGCCTGATCCGCCAACTCGCCCGGCTCTATGGCGGCCGGCCCGGCACGCTCGGCATGATCCGCCTGCTCCGCCACGTCATCGCCCATCTCGCCATCACCGGCGGTCTCGCCGCGAGCGACAGCCTGGTGCAGCAGATGCTCGGGCACGGGATCGCGGCCAAGCTGTCGCAGCGGCTCGGTGAAGGCATGCTCAACGGGCTCTTGACCGCGCGGCTCGGGCTGGCGGCGATCGACGTCACGCGACCGCTGCCATTCGCAGCCCTGCCGCCGCCGAAGCTGTCGGATCTGGCGACGGATCTGCTGCGGAAAAAAGAGGACGAGGAGTAGTACCCTCCCCTGGAGGGGGAGGGTAAGAACCGCGCTAGGCGTGCGCACGCTTCTCGAACTCCCCCGCCAGCACGCGCCACTGGAACAGCGGCGAGTCCTTTGGCGGAGAGAGCTCCGGGGTCCATCCGGTGAGCTTGTCGATCGTGTAGGTATCGATCAGGACACCGCGCCAGCGGCGCTCGACCTGCCCCAATGGCGTGTGCGTCGCGGGGATCTGCTCCCAGAGCGGCGAATGATCGTCGGGCTGGCGACCGACATAGATCCCCGCCTGCCCCTTGATCCGGTCCATGCCGGGATCACGAAAATCCTGGAAGCGGCCGCGCTCGTTGATTTCGACCACGGGCACGCGGCCGCGGAACAGCCAGCGCATCATCGCGTAGGTGCGGTAATCCGTGGTCGCGATCCAGGTCGCGCCG
Encoded proteins:
- a CDS encoding TIGR01620 family protein, which encodes MNDRSQPRRPATFRLDDPGVVVTEADETSRLGRATIQITPEPDPATLPVPIETARTARRGFPWGALFWSGVAGLTLLGTGLGVVRLVEDLFARSESLGFVGLAFAFVTTLALAVVIGREAFGLARLATIEKLHRRAAEVLASDDRKESRAIVQDLIAIAHQNPQLARARAALESHAGEIIDGADMIRLAERELMSPLDAEARRLVSSAAQRVSIVTAVSPRALFDVLFVFVASLRLIRQLARLYGGRPGTLGMIRLLRHVIAHLAITGGLAASDSLVQQMLGHGIAAKLSQRLGEGMLNGLLTARLGLAAIDVTRPLPFAALPPPKLSDLATDLLRKKEDEE